The Kaistella daneshvariae genomic sequence GCAATTTGGTGGGCGACATCGGCAGGACCAACTATATTCTGCAAAAGCCACTCGGTAATTACCGCGAACTCGGGATTCCGTTTTATGGTGGCATCGTGTACCGCCGGAATATCAGTCCATATCAATCCCTGCGTTTAAATATTGGTTACAGCCACATTCAGTTTTCGGATGCACATGCGAAAGAATTTTACCGCCGGAACAGATATCTTGAGGGCAGTAACTCCATTTACGAAGCAGATGTTTTGTTTGAGTACAATTTCTTTCAGGTAAATGAGGAGCAGAAAAGTTTGCTAAGCCCTTATATTTTTGGTGGTGTTGGCGGAATGCTTTATAATACTCCGCAATTGGTAATTAAAGAAAATCAGGTAAATGATGCAGAATATGTTACCGCGGTTACTTTAGCAGTTCCGTTCGGTGCGGGGCTGAAATATAAATTTAATTATAACTGGGCGCTTTTTGGAGAACTTATGTTCCGTCCTACTTTTTCTGACTCTATCGATTACAGCACCGTGGAGGATAAAAATATAACAACAACCAAAAATACACTTACTGATCAGCAAGTAGCTGAAATTATAAGAGACCGACAAATTGGAAATCCGAATTCGAAAGATTGGGTGAATTCTATTACTTTAGGCCTTAGTTATTCATTCGGCAGACCACCTTGTTTTTGCGATTAAATAATGGAATCCATCAAAGAAAAAATAAACCCCGACCATTTGCCGAAACATGTCGCCATTATTATGGATGGCAACGGGCGTTGGGCAAAATCCCGCGGCAAAGAACGCACTTTTGGACATAAGCATGCCATACAGGCAGTTCGTAACGCTGTGAGTGCTTGTAACGAAATCCACATTCCCTATCTTACCCTTTACACTTTTTCTTCTGAAAACTGGAAAAGACCGGATGATGAGGTAAATACGCTGATGAGCTTAATCTCGGAAACACTTCTTCTGGAAGGTGAAGAGATTTTCAGCAAAGGTTTGCGCATGCACGTCATTGGTGATATTAAAAAATTACCGCCATTGGTGCAGGAACAAATGATGCAGCTGGTAGATATGACCAAAAACAACGATAAGGGAAACCTGGTGTTGGCTTTGAGTTATGGTTCGCAGAAAGAGATTTTGGACGCGGTAAAAAAAATCGGAAAAAAGCTGAAAGAAGGGGAAATTTCTGAGGAAGACATTGATGAAGAACTGTTCGAAAATCATCTGTATACCAAAGACCTCCCTCCGGTAGATCTTCTTATCAGAACAAGTGGAGAAGTTCGAATCAGCAATTTTTTGCTTTGGCAGATCGCATATGCTGAATTGCAATTTTTAGACATTTTATGGCCGGATTTTACGGCAGAAGATTTTTACCGCTGCGTTTACAATTATCAGTGTAAGGAGCGAAGATTCGGCAAAATCAGCGAGCAGCTGGACGAAAAATAATTATAAAGAAAAGATAGCAAGATAAAAAATGAAGTTTAAATTCCTACCCATCATTATGTTTGTGGCATCGGCACATTTTTATGGTCAGATTACCCCCGAACAGACTCAGGAAAACAATCCGGTTTACGCTCAGAATGAAACTGGCACCTATATCCTGAAAGACATTGTCGTAGATGGCGTAAAAAAATATACTCCTGCCCAGATTTTAAGATTCACCGGTCTCAATAAAAACGAGAGCGTGGAAATCCCAGGGCAAAAAATCAGCAACGCGATTAAAAAACTTTGGGAATCCCAATATTTTTCCGAGGTTGAGGTGTATGTTCAAAGCATTGAAGGCGACCAGATCATTCTGCGCTTTAACCTTCAGGATCTGAAAGAATTGGGTGAAGTGAAATTCACCGGAAAAGGCATCGGGAAATCCAAAGGTGAAAA encodes the following:
- the porG gene encoding type IX secretion system protein PorG, whose product is MQKKILYFFIALFFTSFSVKGQRHEIGVQLGMSNLVGDIGRTNYILQKPLGNYRELGIPFYGGIVYRRNISPYQSLRLNIGYSHIQFSDAHAKEFYRRNRYLEGSNSIYEADVLFEYNFFQVNEEQKSLLSPYIFGGVGGMLYNTPQLVIKENQVNDAEYVTAVTLAVPFGAGLKYKFNYNWALFGELMFRPTFSDSIDYSTVEDKNITTTKNTLTDQQVAEIIRDRQIGNPNSKDWVNSITLGLSYSFGRPPCFCD
- the uppS gene encoding polyprenyl diphosphate synthase encodes the protein MESIKEKINPDHLPKHVAIIMDGNGRWAKSRGKERTFGHKHAIQAVRNAVSACNEIHIPYLTLYTFSSENWKRPDDEVNTLMSLISETLLLEGEEIFSKGLRMHVIGDIKKLPPLVQEQMMQLVDMTKNNDKGNLVLALSYGSQKEILDAVKKIGKKLKEGEISEEDIDEELFENHLYTKDLPPVDLLIRTSGEVRISNFLLWQIAYAELQFLDILWPDFTAEDFYRCVYNYQCKERRFGKISEQLDEK